A genomic stretch from Sphingomonas faeni includes:
- a CDS encoding FdhF/YdeP family oxidoreductase: protein MREKRPDGIADYTGPAGGWGALKAVAVSLKAQQIVVRGGQTLLKSNQPDGFDCPSCAWPDPKHTSSFEFCENGAKAVAWESTAKTIGADFFAAHSVSDIWKQSDHWIEDQGRVTEPLRYNAATDHYEVVSWDEAMREIGAGLAAVPDPNQSEFYTSGRCSNEAAFLFQLFVRLYGTNNFPDCSNMCHEATSVGLPKSIGIGKGTVSLEDFDHADLILSIGHNPGTNHPRMMATLREVSKRGGKIIVFNPLKERSLERFESPQSVVEMATMSATPIASSYYQVKVGGDAAALKGIAKALVALDEAAKVSGGERALDHAFIAEHTAGLDDYIADLATTEWAEIERSSGLSRSDLEEVAFAYSKSKAAICCYGMGVTQHRTGTTNVQQIANLLLLRGNMGRPGAGICPLRGHSNVQGDRTVGITERPMPMLLDNMRDVFGFEPPREHGHSVVESIAAMRDGKAKAIVCLGGNLAIASSDPQACAEGFRNLDLAVHITTKLNRTQLLMAKATYVLPCLGRTELDMQATGQQSVTVEDSMSMVHASRGFLMPPGENVKSEIWIVGEIAKATFAAKGRAPIAIDWDAYVGDYSLIRDKIEAVFPAFADYNARIRKPGGFHLPNSAAMREWKTDSGKANFIVAKGVEEDETVGDPTVLRLTTLRAHDQYNTTVYSLDDRYRGVFGRRDILFMNERDMARLGHKEGDVVDIATALQFARPDRVVQKLMLVRYALPDGCVASYYPETQPLIALEDHDPQSFTPSYKSIPVTVRPAAADMGSDRGVVRAGIVGQKSKIDA, encoded by the coding sequence ATGCGTGAGAAACGCCCTGATGGGATCGCCGATTACACGGGTCCGGCCGGCGGATGGGGAGCGCTCAAAGCGGTCGCCGTTTCGCTGAAGGCGCAACAGATCGTCGTGCGCGGTGGCCAGACGTTGCTCAAGTCGAACCAGCCCGACGGCTTCGATTGCCCCAGCTGTGCCTGGCCCGACCCGAAACATACCTCCTCCTTCGAATTCTGTGAGAATGGGGCCAAGGCCGTTGCCTGGGAATCTACCGCCAAGACGATCGGCGCTGATTTCTTCGCCGCGCATAGCGTGTCCGACATCTGGAAGCAGAGCGATCACTGGATCGAGGATCAGGGCCGCGTTACCGAGCCGCTCCGCTACAACGCCGCGACCGATCACTATGAGGTCGTGAGTTGGGACGAGGCAATGCGCGAGATTGGCGCTGGCCTCGCCGCCGTGCCGGATCCAAACCAGTCGGAGTTCTACACCTCGGGGCGCTGCTCGAACGAAGCTGCCTTCCTGTTCCAGCTCTTCGTCCGGCTGTACGGCACCAATAACTTTCCCGATTGCTCGAACATGTGCCACGAGGCGACTTCGGTCGGGCTGCCCAAGTCGATCGGCATCGGCAAGGGCACGGTCAGCCTCGAGGATTTCGATCACGCCGACCTGATCCTGTCGATCGGCCACAATCCCGGCACCAACCATCCGCGGATGATGGCGACCTTGCGCGAAGTGTCGAAGCGCGGCGGCAAGATCATCGTCTTCAACCCGCTCAAGGAACGCTCGCTCGAACGCTTCGAATCGCCGCAGTCCGTCGTCGAGATGGCGACGATGTCGGCCACCCCGATCGCCAGCAGCTATTACCAGGTGAAGGTCGGCGGCGACGCGGCGGCGCTGAAGGGCATCGCCAAGGCGCTGGTCGCACTCGACGAGGCGGCCAAGGTATCGGGCGGCGAACGCGCGCTCGATCACGCGTTCATCGCCGAGCATACCGCCGGGCTTGACGATTATATCGCGGACCTCGCGACCACCGAATGGGCGGAGATCGAACGCTCCAGCGGGCTTTCGCGTAGTGATCTTGAAGAGGTCGCGTTCGCCTATTCGAAGTCGAAGGCAGCTATCTGCTGCTACGGCATGGGCGTCACCCAGCATCGCACCGGCACCACCAACGTCCAGCAGATCGCCAACCTGCTTCTTCTCCGTGGCAACATGGGCCGCCCCGGCGCGGGCATCTGTCCGCTTCGTGGCCACAGCAACGTCCAGGGCGACCGCACCGTCGGCATCACCGAGCGGCCAATGCCGATGCTGCTCGACAACATGCGCGACGTATTCGGCTTCGAGCCACCGCGCGAGCACGGCCATTCGGTGGTCGAGAGCATCGCCGCGATGCGCGACGGCAAGGCCAAGGCGATCGTCTGCCTCGGTGGCAATCTCGCAATCGCCTCGTCCGATCCGCAGGCCTGCGCGGAGGGCTTCCGCAACCTCGATCTCGCGGTCCACATCACCACAAAGCTTAACCGCACGCAGTTGCTGATGGCGAAGGCGACCTACGTGTTGCCGTGCCTGGGGCGGACCGAACTCGACATGCAGGCGACCGGCCAGCAGTCGGTAACGGTCGAGGATTCGATGTCGATGGTCCACGCCTCGCGCGGCTTCCTCATGCCACCGGGCGAGAACGTGAAGTCGGAAATCTGGATCGTCGGCGAGATCGCCAAGGCCACCTTTGCTGCCAAGGGCCGCGCGCCGATCGCAATCGACTGGGATGCCTATGTCGGCGACTACAGCCTGATCCGCGACAAGATCGAAGCGGTGTTCCCCGCGTTTGCCGATTACAACGCACGCATCCGCAAGCCGGGTGGTTTCCACCTCCCGAACTCGGCGGCGATGCGCGAGTGGAAGACGGACAGCGGCAAGGCGAACTTCATCGTCGCCAAGGGCGTCGAGGAGGACGAGACCGTTGGCGATCCGACCGTCCTGCGACTGACGACATTGCGTGCGCACGACCAGTACAACACGACTGTCTACAGCCTCGACGATCGCTATCGCGGCGTGTTCGGACGCCGCGACATTCTGTTCATGAACGAGCGGGACATGGCACGGCTTGGGCATAAGGAGGGCGACGTCGTCGATATCGCCACCGCGCTTCAGTTCGCGCGGCCCGATCGCGTCGTGCAGAAGCTGATGCTGGTTCGCTATGCGCTGCCCGACGGGTGCGTCGCATCCTATTACCCCGAGACGCAGCCGTTGATCGCGCTCGAGGATCACGATCCGCAAAGCTTCACGCCCTCGTATAAATCCATTCCGGTGACCGTCCGTCCCGCGGCGGCCGACATGGGTTCGGATCGTGGCGTGGTGCGCGCGGGGATCGTCGGCCAGAAAAGCAAAATTGACGCATGA
- a CDS encoding DsbE family thiol:disulfide interchange protein → MKRFALWAPLAIFALLFAVVASGLFRPAEKVVRSAMVGKPLPDFALPAMIPGKPGLTSASFRQGKPRLLNVFASWCIPCIAEAPQLMRLKAMGVPIDAIAIRDTAPAIAGFLRRNGDPYERIGSDRASQVQLALGSSGVPETFVIDGRGIVVKQIIGDIRPENVAEIVQAVKDAR, encoded by the coding sequence ATGAAGCGGTTCGCACTCTGGGCGCCGCTGGCGATCTTCGCACTGCTGTTTGCGGTGGTGGCGAGCGGGCTGTTCCGGCCTGCCGAGAAGGTGGTTCGGTCGGCGATGGTCGGCAAGCCGCTCCCCGATTTCGCACTGCCGGCGATGATCCCCGGCAAGCCGGGCCTGACCAGCGCGTCGTTCCGGCAGGGTAAGCCGCGGTTGCTCAACGTGTTTGCGAGCTGGTGCATTCCGTGCATCGCCGAGGCGCCGCAATTGATGCGATTGAAGGCGATGGGCGTGCCGATCGATGCGATCGCGATCCGCGACACCGCGCCGGCTATTGCTGGGTTCCTGCGCCGTAACGGCGATCCGTACGAGCGCATCGGCAGCGACAGGGCTAGCCAAGTCCAACTGGCGTTAGGTTCTTCGGGCGTGCCGGAGACATTCGTGATCGACGGCCGTGGGATCGTCGTGAAGCAGATCATCGGCGATATCCGGCCTGAGAATGTGGCGGAGATCGTGCAAGCCGTGAAGGACGCACGGTGA
- a CDS encoding potassium transporter Kup, with translation MPPANLDLETGHHHSDGMLKLAFGAIGIVFGDIGTSPLYAFRETFAGHHKLALDAAHIMGVISLMFWSMMIVVTVKYVIIIMRADNKGEGGSLALLALVSGKTKTKRWSKGIILLGVFATALFYGDSMITPAVSVLSAVEGLAVAAPAFAGLVLPIVIVILIALFWVQKSGTARIGLVFGPIMLVYFSVIAVLGILSIVQTPGVLWALSPHYAVEFFIIDPERAFLALGSVVLAVTGAEALYADMGHFGRKPIGLSWLFFVLPALILNYMGQGALLFRDGQAALVSPFYNLAPESLQLPLVILATMAAVIASQAVISGAFSVTQQAIQLGFIPRLRIEHTSASTAGQIYIPLVNGALMVMVILLVLFFRTSSNLTSAYGIAVTGAMFIDTCLLGVVLFRLWNWPKIAAIPLLAIFFTVDGAYFAANLTKVPAGGWFPLLVGFIIFTFLTTWSKGRQLMIDRMREAAMPIKVFIGSAASSASRVPGTAVFMTSTADGVPHALLHNLKHNKVLHERVILLTVKIVGQPYWPAHDRAVREELGDGFHRLILRYGFMEDADVPAALRQVHTCGADFKMMDTSFFLSRQTLLASDNPGMMLWREKLFAWMLRNAESAMEFFRLPTNRVVELGSQIEI, from the coding sequence GTGCCACCCGCCAATCTCGATCTCGAGACGGGGCATCACCATTCCGACGGCATGCTGAAGCTCGCCTTCGGGGCGATCGGCATCGTCTTCGGCGATATCGGCACCAGCCCGCTCTACGCCTTCCGCGAAACCTTCGCCGGCCACCACAAGCTAGCGCTCGACGCGGCGCACATCATGGGTGTCATCAGCCTGATGTTCTGGTCGATGATGATCGTCGTGACGGTCAAATACGTCATCATCATCATGCGCGCCGACAACAAGGGCGAGGGCGGTAGCCTCGCCTTGCTCGCGCTCGTCTCGGGCAAGACCAAAACAAAGCGCTGGAGCAAGGGCATCATCCTGCTCGGCGTGTTCGCGACCGCTTTGTTCTACGGCGACAGCATGATCACGCCCGCGGTCTCGGTGCTGTCCGCGGTCGAGGGCCTGGCCGTCGCCGCACCCGCCTTCGCCGGCTTGGTGCTGCCGATCGTGATCGTCATCCTGATCGCGCTATTCTGGGTGCAGAAGAGCGGCACCGCGCGGATCGGCCTCGTCTTCGGCCCGATCATGCTGGTGTATTTCAGCGTCATCGCGGTGCTCGGTATCCTCAGCATCGTCCAGACCCCCGGCGTGCTCTGGGCGCTATCGCCGCATTACGCGGTCGAGTTCTTCATCATCGATCCGGAGCGTGCGTTCCTGGCGCTCGGCTCGGTCGTGCTCGCGGTCACCGGTGCCGAGGCGCTGTATGCTGACATGGGGCATTTCGGGCGCAAGCCGATCGGCCTGTCCTGGCTGTTCTTCGTGCTTCCCGCGCTGATCCTAAACTATATGGGGCAGGGCGCACTGCTGTTCCGTGATGGCCAGGCCGCGCTGGTCAGCCCATTCTACAACCTTGCCCCCGAAAGCCTCCAGCTTCCGCTCGTTATCCTCGCGACGATGGCCGCGGTGATTGCATCGCAGGCAGTCATCTCTGGTGCGTTCTCGGTGACGCAGCAGGCGATCCAGCTCGGCTTTATCCCGCGCCTGCGGATCGAGCACACAAGCGCCTCGACCGCCGGCCAGATCTACATCCCGCTCGTCAACGGGGCGCTGATGGTGATGGTGATCCTGCTGGTACTGTTCTTCCGCACCTCGTCGAACCTGACGAGCGCGTACGGAATCGCGGTGACCGGCGCGATGTTCATCGACACTTGCCTGCTCGGCGTCGTGCTGTTCCGCCTCTGGAACTGGCCGAAGATCGCGGCGATCCCGTTGCTGGCGATCTTCTTCACCGTCGATGGCGCCTATTTCGCGGCGAACTTGACCAAGGTTCCAGCGGGCGGCTGGTTCCCGCTGCTGGTCGGCTTCATCATCTTCACCTTCCTTACGACCTGGTCGAAGGGGCGGCAGTTGATGATCGACCGGATGCGCGAGGCCGCGATGCCGATAAAAGTCTTTATTGGGTCGGCCGCCAGTTCCGCCTCGCGGGTGCCGGGGACCGCCGTGTTCATGACCTCGACCGCGGACGGTGTGCCGCACGCGCTGCTCCACAACCTCAAGCATAACAAGGTGCTGCACGAGCGCGTTATCCTGCTGACCGTGAAGATCGTCGGCCAGCCTTACTGGCCTGCTCACGATCGTGCGGTACGCGAGGAACTGGGCGACGGCTTCCACCGGCTTATCCTGCGCTACGGCTTCATGGAAGACGCGGACGTACCCGCAGCACTACGGCAGGTTCATACTTGCGGTGCGGACTTCAAGATGATGGACACCAGCTTCTTCCTGTCGCGCCAGACGCTGCTCGCCTCGGACAATCCGGGCATGATGCTGTGGCGAGAAAAGCTGTTCGCGTGGATGCTGCGCAACGCTGAAAGCGCGATGGAGTTCTTTCGCCTGCCGACCAACCGCGTCGTCGAACTCGGCAGCCAGATCGAGATTTGA
- a CDS encoding Lrp/AsnC family transcriptional regulator, with the protein MSVTIERRILDLLAANSDLTSAELGDAVGLSASAAHRRVAQLRESGAITGYRAVLSRAARGDPSIVLVNVTLRDQRKETMAAFETEIVDCPQVVQCFLMSGEADYMLHVEIRDGETFERIHRETLSQLPGVTRLASHFVIREVVTR; encoded by the coding sequence TTGAGCGTTACGATCGAACGCAGGATTCTAGACCTGCTCGCTGCCAATTCCGACCTGACCAGCGCCGAACTCGGCGACGCGGTTGGCCTGTCAGCAAGTGCCGCGCATCGACGGGTCGCTCAACTGCGGGAGAGCGGCGCGATCACCGGCTACCGCGCCGTCTTGTCCCGCGCGGCACGCGGGGACCCGAGCATCGTCCTCGTCAACGTTACGCTCCGGGATCAGCGGAAGGAGACGATGGCGGCGTTCGAGACGGAGATCGTCGACTGCCCGCAGGTCGTGCAATGTTTCCTGATGAGCGGCGAGGCGGATTACATGCTCCATGTCGAGATTCGCGACGGCGAGACGTTCGAGCGCATCCACCGCGAGACGTTATCGCAATTGCCGGGCGTGACGCGGCTCGCCTCGCATTTCGTGATCCGCGAGGTCGTCACCCGTTAG
- a CDS encoding tetratricopeptide repeat protein, producing the protein MGYVWLGVIGAVAFALLAVLKVNRVLWTMVAAALMLGAAGYAWQGQPGLAGDAVSTGLVPTPDDDAMLELRDQMLERYTGAAAYLVAADAMTRIGDRRAAVQVLLGGIRIAPKSLVLWTGLANALAAHDGNQVSPPALFAFQQASRLAPKHPAPPFFLGLAYVRAGEFATARPYWAKALALTPADISYRGEIATRLALLDRFLAMQDTSNAGQK; encoded by the coding sequence ATGGGATATGTATGGCTCGGCGTGATCGGGGCGGTGGCGTTCGCGCTGCTTGCGGTGCTGAAGGTGAACCGCGTTCTGTGGACGATGGTTGCGGCCGCGCTGATGCTCGGTGCGGCGGGATATGCGTGGCAGGGGCAGCCGGGGCTTGCCGGTGATGCGGTATCGACCGGACTGGTACCGACGCCGGACGATGACGCGATGCTCGAACTGCGCGACCAGATGCTCGAACGGTATACGGGTGCGGCGGCGTATCTGGTCGCAGCGGACGCAATGACGCGGATCGGTGACCGGCGTGCGGCGGTGCAGGTTTTGCTCGGCGGGATCCGAATCGCGCCGAAGAGTCTGGTGCTGTGGACAGGGCTTGCCAATGCACTGGCAGCGCATGACGGCAATCAGGTTTCGCCGCCGGCCCTGTTTGCTTTCCAACAAGCGAGTCGGTTGGCGCCGAAGCATCCGGCACCACCGTTCTTCCTGGGGCTGGCGTATGTGCGGGCGGGAGAGTTCGCGACGGCTCGGCCGTATTGGGCGAAGGCGTTGGCGCTGACGCCGGCTGACATTTCGTACCGCGGTGAGATTGCCACGCGGCTCGCTTTGCTGGATCGCTTTCTGGCTATGCAGGATACGTCGAACGCAGGCCAAAAATAA
- a CDS encoding 2'-5' RNA ligase family protein codes for MTDTGPAPIIVTALFGRRDTAFFDAMRREHFRPERNQLDAHLTLFHHLPPSGLDELKHRLNQETRGIRAPQARIGGLMSLGRGVAYRIESPELVGIRARLADAFTGMLTPQDAGGWRPHVTIQNKVSPQVAKLLLGNLQRDFVPKDVEIAGLGAWWYRGGPWEAISRHMFA; via the coding sequence GTGACCGATACGGGACCCGCCCCCATCATCGTTACCGCCCTGTTCGGACGGCGAGACACGGCGTTCTTTGATGCCATGCGCCGCGAGCATTTTCGGCCCGAGCGCAATCAACTCGACGCGCATCTTACGCTGTTCCATCATCTGCCCCCCTCGGGACTGGACGAACTCAAGCACCGACTCAACCAGGAAACGCGTGGCATCCGTGCCCCGCAGGCGCGGATCGGCGGACTGATGTCGCTCGGCCGCGGTGTCGCCTACCGGATCGAGTCCCCCGAGCTCGTCGGCATCCGCGCGCGGCTCGCAGATGCGTTCACCGGCATGCTCACCCCGCAGGACGCCGGCGGTTGGCGACCGCACGTCACGATCCAGAACAAGGTCAGCCCGCAAGTTGCCAAGCTTTTGCTCGGCAATTTGCAACGCGATTTTGTCCCGAAGGACGTCGAAATCGCCGGTCTAGGCGCGTGGTGGTACCGCGGCGGACCGTGGGAAGCGATTTCCCGGCACATGTTCGCTTGA
- the ccmC gene encoding heme ABC transporter permease CcmC — MATLHAFANPARFLKIAKPLTPALFWAGVALIVLGCWAGLTQTPPDYLQGETVRILYIHVPAAWLGMGGWSGIAISSIMFLVWRHPLASVAARAIALPGAVFAALCLMTGSIWGRPTWGTWWQWDGRLTSMLLLFFVYLGYMALAKADADRGGDGRVPALYGIAGSVLLPIIRYSVVWWNTLHQGPSIGLTQSTIDGSILWPLPIMLAGFTFVFAGIVLMRMRTMLAITKTEARMRRMARA; from the coding sequence GTGGCCACCCTACACGCCTTCGCAAACCCCGCGCGCTTCCTGAAGATCGCCAAGCCGTTGACGCCAGCGCTTTTCTGGGCCGGCGTCGCGCTGATCGTGCTGGGCTGCTGGGCGGGCCTGACGCAAACCCCGCCGGATTACCTCCAGGGCGAGACGGTTCGTATCCTCTACATCCACGTGCCTGCCGCTTGGCTCGGCATGGGCGGGTGGAGCGGGATCGCGATCTCCAGCATCATGTTCCTCGTCTGGCGCCACCCGCTCGCCAGCGTGGCGGCGCGCGCGATCGCGCTGCCGGGGGCGGTGTTCGCCGCGTTGTGCCTAATGACCGGCTCGATCTGGGGGCGGCCGACCTGGGGAACTTGGTGGCAATGGGACGGCCGACTGACATCGATGCTGCTGCTGTTCTTCGTCTATCTCGGCTACATGGCGCTGGCGAAGGCCGATGCTGACCGTGGCGGCGACGGTCGCGTGCCTGCGCTGTACGGGATCGCCGGATCGGTGCTGTTGCCGATCATACGCTATTCGGTGGTGTGGTGGAACACGCTGCACCAGGGGCCGAGCATTGGCCTCACGCAATCGACGATCGATGGCTCGATCCTGTGGCCGCTGCCGATCATGCTGGCCGGGTTCACGTTCGTGTTCGCCGGGATCGTCTTGATGCGGATGCGGACGATGCTCGCCATAACGAAGACCGAAGCCCGTATGCGCAGGATGGCCCGCGCATGA
- a CDS encoding cytochrome c-type biogenesis protein, translating to MALLLCIAPAVAQPVTPPAHYANVQLADPAKEASARALMETLRCLVCQGQSIADSDADMAADMRALVRERIERGETPASIRDWLIARYGDYVTYDPPLSGLTWPLWLAPILLLVIGGWIARSSFRRRVR from the coding sequence GTGGCGCTGTTGCTCTGTATTGCGCCAGCCGTCGCCCAGCCGGTCACGCCACCAGCCCATTATGCCAACGTCCAACTTGCCGACCCTGCCAAGGAAGCTTCGGCTCGCGCGCTGATGGAAACCTTGCGCTGCCTCGTCTGCCAAGGCCAGTCGATCGCCGACAGCGATGCGGACATGGCGGCAGACATGCGTGCACTCGTCCGCGAGCGGATCGAGCGGGGGGAGACACCGGCGTCGATCCGCGACTGGCTGATCGCGCGCTATGGTGATTACGTGACCTACGACCCGCCTCTATCTGGGCTGACTTGGCCGCTGTGGCTCGCGCCGATCCTGCTACTCGTGATCGGCGGCTGGATCGCGCGGTCGAGCTTTCGGCGGAGGGTGCGCTGA
- the ccmE gene encoding cytochrome c maturation protein CcmE: protein MKAKHQRLTLALLALGAVVVAGLLALSALKDQAAFFYAPSDVRRDGLPLGRAVRLGGMVEGGSVKRATDGITVHFIVTDGRATTPVVFAGIVPDLFREKSGVVAEGQFQPNGSFAASNLLAKHDEKYMPPEMAGKMHETKTLEPDAKQ, encoded by the coding sequence ATGAAGGCCAAGCATCAACGCCTGACGCTCGCGCTCCTGGCGCTGGGTGCGGTCGTCGTCGCGGGTCTGCTCGCGCTGTCCGCATTGAAGGATCAGGCGGCGTTCTTTTACGCGCCTTCCGACGTTCGCCGCGACGGGCTTCCGCTCGGTCGCGCGGTACGGCTCGGCGGGATGGTCGAAGGTGGGTCGGTAAAGCGCGCTACGGACGGCATCACCGTGCATTTCATCGTCACCGATGGACGGGCGACCACCCCGGTCGTCTTCGCGGGGATCGTCCCCGACCTGTTCCGCGAGAAATCGGGCGTCGTCGCCGAGGGCCAGTTCCAGCCCAACGGCAGCTTCGCCGCGTCGAATTTGCTCGCCAAGCACGACGAAAAGTACATGCCGCCGGAAATGGCCGGCAAGATGCACGAGACCAAGACGCTCGAACCGGACGCCAAGCAGTGA
- the ald gene encoding alanine dehydrogenase, with product MRVGVPKEIKNHEYRVGLTPPSVAELVAAGHEVVVETQAGSGIDFEDQDYFDAGATILPTAAAVFAGADMIVKVKEPQPGEIAMLEPRHLLFTYLHLAADKPQAEGLMKSGATCIAYETVTDNRRGLPLLKPMSEVAGRMSVQVGAHYLEKEQGGRGVLLGGVPGVAPAKVAILGGGVSGVNAAQMAVGMRADVTIYDISNDRLAELDMFFSSQIKTAYASKAAIAAAVKNAHLVIGAVLVPGAAAPKLVTREMLKTMKRGSVLVDIAIDQGGCFETSHATTHEDPVFEVDGVIHYCVANMPGAVARTSAFALNNATLPFALKLANLGAEAAMKADPHLANGLNVYKGKIAYKAVADDLGLPYEAWAG from the coding sequence ATGCGCGTCGGTGTCCCCAAGGAAATCAAGAACCACGAATATCGCGTCGGCCTGACCCCGCCGTCGGTCGCCGAACTGGTCGCGGCCGGTCACGAGGTCGTCGTCGAGACGCAGGCCGGCTCCGGCATCGATTTCGAGGACCAGGACTATTTCGACGCGGGCGCGACGATCCTGCCGACCGCCGCCGCGGTGTTCGCCGGCGCCGACATGATCGTGAAGGTCAAGGAGCCGCAGCCAGGCGAAATCGCGATGCTCGAACCGCGCCACCTGCTGTTCACCTACCTCCACCTTGCCGCCGACAAGCCGCAGGCCGAGGGACTGATGAAGTCCGGCGCGACCTGCATCGCCTACGAGACCGTCACCGACAATCGCCGCGGGCTGCCGTTGCTGAAGCCGATGTCCGAGGTCGCGGGCCGCATGTCCGTGCAGGTCGGCGCTCATTATCTCGAGAAGGAGCAGGGCGGACGTGGCGTCCTGCTCGGCGGCGTTCCCGGCGTTGCCCCAGCCAAGGTCGCGATCCTCGGCGGCGGCGTCTCGGGCGTCAACGCCGCGCAGATGGCGGTCGGCATGCGCGCCGACGTGACGATCTACGACATCTCGAACGATCGGCTAGCCGAACTCGACATGTTCTTCTCCAGCCAGATCAAGACGGCGTACGCGTCGAAGGCGGCGATCGCGGCGGCGGTGAAGAACGCCCACCTTGTGATCGGCGCGGTGCTGGTCCCAGGTGCCGCTGCACCCAAGCTCGTCACGCGCGAGATGCTGAAGACGATGAAGCGTGGTTCGGTGCTGGTCGACATCGCGATCGATCAGGGCGGATGCTTCGAAACGAGCCATGCCACCACGCACGAGGATCCGGTGTTCGAGGTCGATGGCGTGATCCATTACTGCGTCGCCAACATGCCGGGCGCGGTCGCGCGGACTTCCGCGTTCGCGCTTAACAATGCCACGCTTCCGTTCGCACTGAAGCTCGCCAACCTGGGTGCCGAGGCCGCGATGAAGGCCGATCCGCACCTCGCCAACGGGCTCAACGTCTACAAGGGCAAGATCGCGTACAAGGCGGTCGCCGATGATCTAGGTTTACCGTACGAAGCTTGGGCCGGCTGA
- a CDS encoding DUF3072 domain-containing protein: MSDTPNPKSEPFSNAEKDPDDWTTGDEKMTGAQASYLKTLSEEAHEEFDETLTKADASKKIDELQSKTGRGQ; encoded by the coding sequence ATGTCCGACACCCCAAACCCCAAGTCCGAACCGTTCTCGAACGCCGAGAAGGATCCAGACGACTGGACCACCGGCGATGAGAAGATGACCGGTGCACAGGCGAGCTACCTGAAGACGCTGTCCGAAGAAGCGCACGAGGAATTCGACGAGACGCTGACCAAAGCGGATGCGTCGAAGAAGATAGACGAACTGCAGTCTAAGACCGGCCGCGGGCAGTAA
- a CDS encoding Leu/Phe/Val dehydrogenase: protein MTAVWDLPDFDDHEGVHAFTDPESGLRAVIALHSTKLGPAAGGTRFWHYADNGRAVTDALRLSRGMSFKNAMAGLELGGGKGVVLAAKPGDVITTAQLEAFGRAVDSLGGRYVTAEDVGMSEERMKVIATQTRYVSGLPVASGAAGGDPGPYTALGIYLGVKAAAARGLGATDMKGVRVAIQGVGSVGGGLARLLAKDGAVLTLADVDEGRAQKLAGELGATAVAAEAILTTEADIFSPNALGAILTEMSIAALKAKVVAGGANNQLSVREDGARLHARGILYAPDYVINAGGIINVGLEYLGQGDEAEVKARIARIPERLIQVWDESDRSGEPASDVADSIAKRLIGR, encoded by the coding sequence ATGACAGCGGTTTGGGACCTTCCCGATTTCGACGACCACGAGGGCGTACATGCCTTCACCGATCCCGAATCGGGCCTGCGCGCGGTAATTGCGCTGCATTCGACCAAGCTCGGGCCGGCGGCTGGCGGCACGCGGTTCTGGCATTACGCCGATAACGGGCGCGCAGTGACCGATGCGCTGCGCCTGTCGCGCGGCATGAGCTTCAAGAATGCGATGGCGGGCCTGGAGCTTGGCGGTGGCAAGGGCGTGGTCCTTGCGGCGAAGCCAGGCGACGTCATCACGACGGCACAGCTCGAAGCGTTCGGTCGCGCGGTCGATTCGCTCGGTGGACGCTATGTGACGGCGGAAGACGTCGGCATGTCCGAAGAGCGGATGAAGGTGATCGCCACGCAGACGCGCTACGTGTCCGGCCTGCCGGTCGCGAGCGGCGCTGCGGGTGGCGATCCCGGGCCGTACACTGCGCTCGGCATCTATCTGGGCGTGAAGGCGGCGGCGGCTCGCGGTCTCGGTGCGACCGACATGAAGGGCGTGCGCGTCGCGATCCAGGGTGTCGGCTCGGTCGGCGGCGGGCTTGCGCGGTTGCTGGCGAAGGACGGCGCTGTGCTGACGCTGGCGGATGTCGACGAGGGCCGTGCGCAGAAGCTCGCCGGTGAACTCGGCGCGACGGCGGTAGCGGCCGAGGCGATCCTGACGACCGAGGCGGATATATTCAGCCCGAACGCGCTGGGTGCTATCCTGACCGAGATGTCGATCGCGGCGTTGAAGGCGAAGGTCGTTGCGGGCGGTGCGAACAACCAGCTGAGCGTGCGCGAGGACGGCGCGCGGCTTCATGCACGCGGTATCCTGTATGCGCCGGACTACGTCATCAACGCGGGCGGGATCATCAATGTCGGGCTCGAATATCTCGGGCAGGGTGACGAGGCCGAGGTTAAGGCGCGGATCGCGCGGATCCCGGAGCGGCTTATCCAGGTTTGGGACGAAAGCGACCGTTCGGGCGAGCCGGCGTCGGATGTCGCAGATTCGATCGCAAAGCGTCTGATCGGCCGCTGA